One region of Rhodocaloribacter litoris genomic DNA includes:
- a CDS encoding TonB-dependent receptor, translating into MRRPFIGLLFVLCGTMAGSAWAQTGKLAGRITDERGDPVVGATVLIVDTGLGTAADLNGDYAVIRIPPGTYSVRFSSVGYQTQIVEGVLITSNNTTTLDVTLREEVIQGEEVVVTAERPLVDVSLTSSIQTLTREDIDVLPVQQLDEIVNLQAGVVDGHFRGGRLGEVQYQVDGVSVNNPFNNASTLTLDRSVLQEVQVISGTFDAEYGQALSGVVNAVLRSGDEDRYEFSAEVFMGDYVSPGNDSTVIVDRFEGPMTVALFPHIDDIDPATRQNYQASLSGPLPLAPRTTFLLSGQRFVDLGHLMGERRFRPTDRNDFEQRVFNPTGDGAIVPMDFDKQWSWLGKLTNRSIPNVQLSYQAVGNYIERQNYNHAFRFNPDGQKTAKQFSIVHGLDWTHTLSDRLFYELSLRQNYFDYKDMKYEDLGTIPEDAGKQFPLPEDSPYRAPGPPRGDANYEEGAIVQGVDLGRFVQRTNALVFKGTVTSQATKTHLLKAGVELQRARLSFGTPGRVDQVVVDGIQQLGVVRDTLGAEVNHYEPVSGAAFIQDRIEWRDLRVRVGLRLEYFDANATIPSDLQNPANSIDGAPPSLPKPTSVKLALAPRLGISFPILDRASVFFSYGHFYQMPGLGQIFSNADYSVLEDLQAGAVDYGVMGNPDLKPEFTAQYEFGFKSELTPFLGLDLSLFYKDIRDLLGVEFVQTYTAAEYARLTNVDFGGVRGFTLALDQRGPGPLSTSIDYTLQVATGNSSDPRETANRAAAGEDPRPRQVPFNWDQRHTLNGTLIWYQPDNFAVTAIVRYASGQPYTPTISTGFGAELEANSGRKPDYVTVDLRAEKFFRVGAVNWTAFVRVFNLFDQHFANGFVYADTGSPFFTLNPAQQRNPNPARLNPPRRVEIGISLRGVVPR; encoded by the coding sequence GTGAGACGTCCGTTCATCGGGCTGCTTTTCGTGCTGTGTGGGACCATGGCGGGCAGTGCGTGGGCGCAGACCGGCAAGCTGGCCGGGCGTATCACCGACGAGCGGGGCGATCCCGTCGTCGGGGCGACGGTCCTGATCGTCGATACCGGGCTCGGGACGGCGGCGGACCTGAACGGGGACTATGCCGTCATCCGCATCCCGCCGGGCACCTACAGCGTGCGCTTCAGCAGCGTCGGCTATCAGACCCAGATCGTCGAAGGGGTGCTCATCACCTCGAACAACACCACCACGCTCGACGTGACCCTCCGCGAGGAGGTCATCCAGGGCGAGGAGGTGGTCGTCACGGCCGAGCGGCCCCTCGTCGATGTGTCCCTGACCAGCTCGATCCAGACGCTGACGCGGGAGGACATCGACGTGTTGCCCGTGCAGCAGCTCGACGAGATCGTCAACCTGCAGGCGGGCGTCGTGGACGGCCACTTCCGGGGCGGCCGCCTGGGCGAGGTACAGTACCAGGTGGACGGCGTCTCGGTCAACAACCCCTTCAACAATGCCTCGACGCTCACGCTGGACCGCTCCGTGCTACAGGAGGTGCAGGTCATCAGCGGCACCTTCGACGCCGAGTACGGGCAGGCCCTCAGCGGCGTCGTCAACGCCGTCCTCCGCAGCGGCGACGAAGACCGCTACGAGTTCTCCGCCGAGGTCTTCATGGGGGATTACGTCAGCCCCGGCAACGACTCGACGGTCATCGTGGACCGCTTCGAAGGGCCGATGACCGTGGCCCTCTTCCCCCATATCGACGACATCGACCCGGCCACGCGGCAGAACTACCAGGCCAGCCTGAGCGGGCCGCTGCCGCTCGCCCCGCGCACGACGTTCCTCCTGAGCGGCCAGCGCTTCGTGGACCTGGGGCACCTGATGGGCGAGCGCCGCTTCCGGCCCACCGACCGGAACGACTTCGAGCAGCGCGTCTTCAACCCCACCGGGGACGGTGCCATCGTCCCGATGGACTTCGACAAGCAATGGTCCTGGCTGGGCAAGCTCACCAACCGCTCGATCCCCAACGTGCAGCTCAGCTACCAGGCCGTCGGCAACTACATCGAACGGCAGAACTACAACCACGCCTTCCGTTTCAACCCCGACGGGCAGAAGACCGCGAAACAGTTTTCCATCGTCCACGGGCTGGACTGGACGCACACCCTCAGCGACCGCCTGTTCTACGAGCTGAGCCTGCGCCAGAACTACTTCGACTACAAGGACATGAAGTACGAGGATCTCGGGACGATCCCGGAGGATGCCGGCAAGCAGTTCCCGTTGCCCGAGGATTCCCCGTACCGGGCACCCGGCCCGCCGCGCGGCGACGCCAACTACGAAGAGGGCGCCATCGTGCAGGGGGTGGACCTGGGCCGGTTCGTCCAGCGGACGAACGCGCTCGTGTTCAAGGGGACCGTCACCAGCCAGGCCACGAAGACGCATCTGCTCAAGGCGGGCGTCGAACTCCAGCGGGCGCGGCTCTCCTTCGGCACCCCCGGCCGCGTCGACCAGGTCGTCGTGGACGGTATCCAGCAGCTTGGCGTCGTCCGCGACACGCTCGGGGCCGAGGTGAACCACTACGAGCCCGTCAGCGGCGCCGCGTTCATTCAGGACCGCATCGAGTGGCGCGACCTGCGCGTGCGCGTCGGCCTCCGCCTCGAGTACTTCGATGCCAACGCCACCATCCCGAGCGACCTGCAGAACCCGGCCAACAGCATCGACGGGGCGCCGCCGTCGCTGCCAAAGCCGACCTCCGTCAAGCTGGCGCTCGCGCCCCGGCTGGGCATCTCGTTCCCGATCCTCGACCGGGCCTCGGTCTTCTTCTCCTACGGGCACTTCTACCAGATGCCCGGCCTCGGCCAGATCTTCTCGAACGCCGACTACTCCGTGCTCGAGGACCTGCAGGCCGGCGCCGTCGACTACGGCGTGATGGGCAATCCGGACCTCAAGCCCGAGTTCACGGCGCAGTATGAGTTCGGCTTCAAGTCCGAGTTGACGCCGTTCCTGGGGCTGGACCTGAGCCTGTTCTACAAGGACATCCGGGATCTGCTCGGCGTCGAGTTCGTGCAGACCTACACGGCCGCCGAATATGCGCGGCTGACCAACGTCGACTTCGGCGGGGTGCGCGGCTTCACGCTGGCGCTCGACCAGCGCGGGCCGGGGCCGCTGAGCACCTCGATCGACTACACGCTCCAGGTGGCCACCGGCAACAGCAGCGACCCGCGCGAGACGGCCAACCGCGCCGCCGCCGGCGAGGACCCGCGCCCCCGGCAGGTGCCCTTCAACTGGGACCAGCGTCATACCCTCAACGGCACGCTCATCTGGTACCAGCCGGATAACTTCGCCGTCACGGCCATCGTCCGCTATGCCAGCGGCCAGCCCTACACGCCCACCATCAGCACCGGCTTCGGGGCCGAGCTCGAAGCCAACTCCGGGCGCAAGCCCGACTACGTCACCGTCGACCTCCGGGCGGAGAAGTTCTTCCGCGTCGGCGCCGTCAACTGGACCGCCTTCGTCCGGGTCTTCAACCTGTTCGACCAGCACTTTGCCAACGGCTTCGTGTATGCGGACACGGGCAGCCCGTTCTTCACCCTGAACCCGGCGCAGCAGCGCAACCCGAACCCCGCCCGGTTGAACCCGCCCCGGCGCGTCGAGATCGGAATCTCGTTGCGCGGTGTCGTGCCCCGGTAA
- a CDS encoding PorV/PorQ family protein, with the protein MPTGSGKRLSDMKRLLIFLILLWPVLTVRAQSKTGTTVGQFLLIEPSARMAAMGNAGVTDFHEVTAAFYNPAAPGHLPGSDAQFTYARWLADITYNYAAVAVRLGELNTLHLAVTVLNSGEMDVRTVEQPLGTGERFSVKDLALGLGYSRRLTDRFSAGVQVNYVQETIWHSSMQALGFNFGVLYELPFQAYLGASLSNFGTRGVFDGRDLRVRYDQDPDRFGDNSSLPAALHTEDFPLPILFRVGLGFPLNLSPQNTVHLVVDAFQPSDNTNSVSFGGEWLFMDTFALRGGYQHLFQQDAETGLTLGMGIKYDVASYVFRIDYAWNDYGRVGDVQRFTLGFAF; encoded by the coding sequence ATGCCGACCGGATCCGGTAAACGCCTGAGCGACATGAAGCGGCTCCTGATTTTTCTGATCCTGCTGTGGCCGGTGCTGACGGTCCGGGCGCAGAGCAAGACGGGCACAACCGTCGGGCAGTTTCTCCTGATCGAGCCGAGCGCCCGGATGGCGGCCATGGGCAACGCGGGGGTGACCGACTTCCACGAGGTCACGGCGGCCTTCTACAACCCGGCTGCGCCCGGTCACCTGCCCGGCTCGGACGCGCAGTTCACCTATGCCCGCTGGCTGGCGGACATCACGTACAACTATGCGGCCGTGGCCGTCCGGCTGGGCGAGCTGAACACCCTCCACCTGGCCGTGACGGTGCTGAACTCCGGCGAGATGGATGTGCGCACGGTCGAACAGCCGCTGGGCACCGGCGAACGCTTCTCGGTGAAGGACCTGGCGCTGGGCCTGGGGTACAGCCGCCGGCTCACGGACCGTTTCTCGGCCGGGGTGCAGGTCAACTACGTGCAGGAGACGATCTGGCACAGCTCGATGCAGGCCCTCGGGTTCAACTTCGGGGTGCTCTACGAGCTGCCCTTCCAGGCCTACCTGGGCGCCAGCCTGTCCAACTTCGGCACGCGCGGCGTCTTCGACGGGCGCGACCTGCGCGTCCGCTACGACCAGGACCCGGACCGCTTCGGAGACAACAGCAGCCTGCCGGCCGCGCTCCATACCGAGGATTTCCCCCTCCCGATCCTCTTTCGCGTCGGCCTCGGATTCCCGCTGAACCTCTCCCCACAGAACACGGTGCACCTCGTCGTCGATGCCTTCCAGCCGAGCGACAACACCAACAGCGTCAGCTTTGGCGGAGAGTGGCTCTTCATGGATACGTTCGCCCTGCGCGGCGGCTACCAGCATCTGTTCCAGCAGGACGCCGAGACGGGCCTCACCCTCGGCATGGGCATCAAGTACGACGTGGCCAGCTACGTCTTCCGCATCGATTATGCCTGGAACGACTACGGCCGCGTCGGGGATGTGCAGCGGTTCACCCTGGGGTTTGCGTTCTGA